One window of the Magnolia sinica isolate HGM2019 chromosome 19, MsV1, whole genome shotgun sequence genome contains the following:
- the LOC131234910 gene encoding pumilio homolog 6, chloroplastic-like yields MLLLILDSLCSYSAFEEVHPHAPTLMTDVFGNYVIQKFFDHGSPEQRKELANQLAGHIQPLSLQMYGCRVIQKGPTQFNLANPRLHMLPFLMDDMCLILFLLLL; encoded by the exons ATGCTGCTTTTGATTCTTGATTCACTTTGTAGTTATTCTGCTTTTGAAGAAGTTCACCCACATGCTCCAACATTGATGACTGATGTGTTTGGCAATTATGTTATTCAAAAG TTTTTTGATCATGGAAGCCCTGAGCAGAGAAAAGAACTAGCAAATCAGCTTGCTGGCCACATTCAACCTTTGAGCCTTCAAATGTATGGGTGTCGGGTAATTCAAAAG GGCCCTACACAATTCAATCTGGCTAATCCACGCTTACACATGTTGCCCTTTTTAATGGACGATATgtgcttgattttatttttattattactatAG
- the LOC131234841 gene encoding nuclear-pore anchor-like, translating to MEKLKGEAQANKDHMLQYKEIAEVNEVALKQIESAYEKFKAEADKLKKSLEDEIHFLKGRVLELESDLMSKSIEFTSAVSGKEEALSSAFAEIDRLKEENSVKTSRIVELEIQISSLKKDLEKEHLCWRTSQSNYERQIYS from the exons ATGGAAAAACTGAAAGGGGAGGCACAAGCCAACAAGGATCACATGCTACAG TATAAAGAAATAGCAGAAGTGAATGAAGTTGCATTGAAGCAAATTGAATCTGCTTATGAAAAATTCAAGGCTGAG gctgacaagctaaagaagtcactggaggatgaaattcattttctcaagggaagggttttagaacttgaaagtgatcttatGTCAAAGTCCATAGAATttacatctgcagtttcagggaaagaagaagctctatcttctgcatttgctgaaattgaccgtttgaaggaagaaaattctgtaaaaac GTCTCGGATAGTGGAATTAGAAATTCAAATCTCTTCTTTGAAGAAAGATCTTGAAAAGGAGCATCTATGCTGGCGTACTAGCCAGAGCAATTATGAAAGACAGATTTACTCTTAA